The Bacteroidota bacterium sequence CGATAAATGCCAGTCCACCTTCCTTCCGTAGACCAAACACACCCGCCGACTCCGGTGCCAAGCGTGACAAGCAGGAAATGCGAAACGCCGATCCCCGCACCAAACCGAGATTCTGCGAGTGCCGCAACTTTTGCGTCGTTATCGACTTCGACGAGATCGAATGTCGGCAGCAATTCTTGAAGGTACGCTTGCAGCGGCTCCTCCTTCCACCCGATCAGGTTCGGAGGATACCGGACCAGCGAACGATCGCGGTTCATCGCGCCGGGGACACCGACGCCGATGCGCCTAATCTCGGGATAAGCACTCAAAATATCGTGGACATGCGCGACTAATGCGCACGCTACTTCCCGCGCTGAACTTTGAGGTGTCTGGAATGCTGACTCGACTTCGGTTGCGCCAGAATCCGAAACGACCGCGAGCTTTATGGTCGTCGCGCCAATATCGACGCCAAGCGTGCGCACTATTTCGGCAGTTTCTCGATCGAGGAGACGACAAATGTCCCGGTCGTTGGCTCTTGCAGCGTAAACCGGACGCTATCGCCACTAGCAAGACCCCGCGCCAACTCGGGCCGGCCAAGTGTGTATTCCATTGTCATGGCGTCCATGATTCCGGGAATGTCGTTGTGTGCGAGCGTGATCGTGTGCAGCGCGGTATCCATGCCTTGCACTTTACCAAGTCCGGTGCCTTGCTTGACCGGTGCTGCCGCCACCGTCGGAGTGGCCGCGGAGTCCGTCGTACCGGATTGGCTGGTATTTTTGGAGCATGCCGCGAGTGTAAGGATCGAGGCCGCTGCGAGGAATGTGGTGAGTTTATTCATGCGCCCCATAATGAGTGAGACAGGCAGGATAGTTTCAGGCCGCGGATCGGATCTGCCCAAAGTCCGCTTGCGGCCGGAGCCTAAGCGGCTTACCCGGCGTTAGAGGGCACTCGATTCGAATTCATTTTTCTGCCCACCGGCGTAACTATTCGTTCGTTTTTCGTCTAAATGCACGAAATCCCGACCTCATTTGCAGTTCGATGAAAGCACTATTTATTACGCTCCTTTCGACCGTCGTCAGTTCTCTCGCAATGGCTCAGGGCACCGCGCCGAGCCAATCGACACCCAACCCATCTGCGGTGCCGCAGACGCTGACCCTCGATGATGCAATTAAAGCTGCGATCGAACGCAACTATACGGTTCGCACTATCGCAAACAATGCCCGGCGCGACCAAATCGAGGTCACCCGGTCAAAGGATAATCTACTGCCTAGCGCCAGCGCAAATGGATCGTGGCAGTATAATTATTCGCTTCAATCGACAGATGCGCGCACTTCGATCGTCTTCGACAAACTGACCGGATTGCCCACAGCCTTTACGGCGCCAGCAGGTTCGCACACGCTGAGTTACACGGGAAGCGCGTCTTTTAATCTGTATCATGGCGGTTCCGACGTAGCGCGGATCAATGGGGCCGAGGCCTCACTCGATGGCTCGCAGAACACGCTCCAATGGACTCGCCAGGATATTGCGTATAATGTTACAAAAGCCTTCATCAACGTGCTTCGGACGAATGAACTGGTAGGCGCGGCTGACACAACACTCGCAGAAGGTCTCGCTCAGCTTCGACTGATCCGAGGGAAGTATGAAGCAGGGGTTGTTCCAATCGGGCAGGTCTATACACAACAGGCTCTTGTTGGGTCGGACTCTCTTGGGCTAATCCAGGCACAGAACGACTATGAGAACGCAAAGGCTGACGTGCTGTTCCTTCTCAACGTTTCCCCGAACGAGTACAACAACTATTCCTTTTCGCTCGCCGGAATCGACACCTCAATTGCGCCTGCTGCGCGAGCCGCAGTTGATATGAACGTGGCGAATGCGCGGCTGAATACGGTCATCGATAACCGTCCGGACATCCTTGCCCAGCGGCAAAGCATTCAGGCCACCGAGTACGCCATCGACAACACTCGCGGAGCCTTGCTGCCAAAGCTCGATGCTGTCGCCGGAATCGGTGGCTCTGGAGATAACTCAGACCTCATGCGCGTACAACTTAATCACCGTCTGTTCGCAGGTCTCACGCTCCAAGTGCCTCTCTTCGATCAGATGCAGAACCGCTTGTTTATCGAGGAACAAGAAGTCGATCTCGAAAACCAGCGCATTCAACTTGAACAGGATGTGCAACAAATTCGAAGCGACGCGGCAAAAGCAGTGAACAATCTTCAGGCAGCCAGCAAAGCGCTCGATGCAACGGAGACCGGACTGACTGCAGCAAACGAAAGTCTTCGTCTTGGGGATGAACGACTTCGTGTGGGCGCAGGCACGCAGGTCGATGTTATCATCGCGGAGGCAGCCGCAGTGACCGCGAGAACCAACCGTGTCAATGCCAAGTACAATTACGTACTTGCGCAGCGGCAGCTTGCGTATACACTCGGGCAGTGGAAATATTAGAATCAAGTTTTATTCGGTAACCAATGGCAGTCAGCACAAAGGGAAGAATGGATATGCCGGCCACTGTAGCGGCGGGACCAAATGGCGCAGCCGCACCGAGCACTCAAACCGTGCTCAATCAGACACTTGAAGCACGCCGGAAGAAACGCCGCCGCACGCGCACGATCCTGATCGTCGCGGGAGGACTTGTGCTCCTCATGGTCATTATTGCACTGGTAACTGGCGGCAAAGAAAAGCCGATCGCAGTTCAAACCGAAAAGGTCGCGAGACACACGATCACCGAGGTTGTGCAGGCAACCGGAAAGATCCAGCCAGAAGTACAAGTGAAAGTCTCGCCGGAAGTGCCCGGCGAAATTATCGAGTTGCCGTTCAAAGAAGGCGATCACGTGAAGAAGGGCGATCTGCTTGCGAAGATCAAGCCGACCACCTTCGAAGATCAATACGCCGGCGCCGAAGCACAGCTTAACTCCGCCAAAGCTCAGAGCGAGCAACAACGCGCGGCGGTGATTCAGGCGAATCAGGATATGACCCGCGGAGAGAAATTGCTCGCGCAGCATTTGATTTCCGAGCAGGATTTCGATGCACTCAAGGCCAAACACGATGCTGCTGAGGCAGGGATGAACTCAGCTAACTTCCAGGCCGCCGCCGCCGCAAGTCAGATGCGGCAATACAAAGAAGCATTAAGAAAGACGAGCGTCCTCTCGCCGATGAATGGCGTGGTCACTTCGCTCATCTCCCAACTTGGCGAGAAGGTCGTCGGCACCAGTTCGTTCGCCGGTACCGAGATGATGACTGTAAGCGATCTGACCGTGATGAACGCCATGGTCGATGTCGATGAAAACGATGTCGTGAACATTAAGCTTGGCGATGCTGTGAAGATCTCGATCGACGCATTTCCGAACAGAATTTTTACTGGCAAGGTCCTCGAGATCGCAAACAGCGCAAAGCTAACTGGCGCCGGCAGTCAGGACCAATCAACGAACTTCACGGTCAAAGTCCGTCTGGACGATTTCGGAGCCGCCGATCTTCGTCCCGGAATGACGTGCACAGCACGCATCGAGACGCTGACCAAAGAGAATGTACTCGCTGTGCCAATGCTCTCGGTTACGCGCCGCGATAACGAGGACGCCAAA is a genomic window containing:
- a CDS encoding copper-binding protein yields the protein MNKLTTFLAAASILTLAACSKNTSQSGTTDSAATPTVAAAPVKQGTGLGKVQGMDTALHTITLAHNDIPGIMDAMTMEYTLGRPELARGLASGDSVRFTLQEPTTGTFVVSSIEKLPK
- a CDS encoding TolC family protein produces the protein MKALFITLLSTVVSSLAMAQGTAPSQSTPNPSAVPQTLTLDDAIKAAIERNYTVRTIANNARRDQIEVTRSKDNLLPSASANGSWQYNYSLQSTDARTSIVFDKLTGLPTAFTAPAGSHTLSYTGSASFNLYHGGSDVARINGAEASLDGSQNTLQWTRQDIAYNVTKAFINVLRTNELVGAADTTLAEGLAQLRLIRGKYEAGVVPIGQVYTQQALVGSDSLGLIQAQNDYENAKADVLFLLNVSPNEYNNYSFSLAGIDTSIAPAARAAVDMNVANARLNTVIDNRPDILAQRQSIQATEYAIDNTRGALLPKLDAVAGIGGSGDNSDLMRVQLNHRLFAGLTLQVPLFDQMQNRLFIEEQEVDLENQRIQLEQDVQQIRSDAAKAVNNLQAASKALDATETGLTAANESLRLGDERLRVGAGTQVDVIIAEAAAVTARTNRVNAKYNYVLAQRQLAYTLGQWKY
- a CDS encoding efflux RND transporter periplasmic adaptor subunit — protein: MAVSTKGRMDMPATVAAGPNGAAAPSTQTVLNQTLEARRKKRRRTRTILIVAGGLVLLMVIIALVTGGKEKPIAVQTEKVARHTITEVVQATGKIQPEVQVKVSPEVPGEIIELPFKEGDHVKKGDLLAKIKPTTFEDQYAGAEAQLNSAKAQSEQQRAAVIQANQDMTRGEKLLAQHLISEQDFDALKAKHDAAEAGMNSANFQAAAAASQMRQYKEALRKTSVLSPMNGVVTSLISQLGEKVVGTSSFAGTEMMTVSDLTVMNAMVDVDENDVVNIKLGDAVKISIDAFPNRIFTGKVLEIANSAKLTGAGSQDQSTNFTVKVRLDDFGAADLRPGMTCTARIETLTKENVLAVPMLSVTRRDNEDAKAADSMKKVRQANKGEFHEGDETPTIVFTVDKGVAKKVHVKTGVSDNAYVEILSGLQGGEEVVKGNFRAVSKDLDDGKKVKVDNSGKTVAE